The genomic window ATGAGCGCGCCCACGGTGCTGCGCCCCGACGGCAGCCTCTGGTCGGCCGGCAGCGACCTCTACCTCGACGACGGGCGCATCCGCTCGCGTCGCCGCCGGCTCGAGGGCGCACGCGTCGAGGAGTGGCTGAGCGGCGCCTGCCTCGTGCTGAGCGACGAGCTGTGGCAGCGCTGCGGCGGCTTCGACGACGACTACTTCCTCTACTGGGAGGACGTCGACCTGTCACGCCGCGTCGTGGCCGCAGGAGGCGCGCTGAGGCTGCTGGAGGACGTCACCGTCGTCCACGCCGAGGGCGGCACGCAGGCGGTCGACGGCGCCGAGAGCTCGGGCCAGGCCAAGTCGGCCGGCTACTACCGCTACAACATCCGCAACCGGCTGCTCTTCGCCGCGAAGCACCTCGGCGACGACGACCTCCGCCGGTGGCGCCGCGTCACGCCGCGGATCGCGTGGGAGGTGCTGCTGCAGGGCGGCCGACGACAGTTCGTGCGGTCGCCCGGCACCCTGCTCGTCGGCCTCCGTGCCGTGCTCGAGGGCAGGCGCGTCGTCGCCGCCGAGCTGCGTCGCCGACGCGCCTGAGCTGAGCGCAGGCGGCGGGCCGGGCCCTCAGCGGCCGACGAACTGCGCCAGCGACGCCGCCAGGTGCCGCGTCGTCAGGCGCTCCTCGACCGCGGCACGACCGGCGGCGCCGAGGCGGCGAGCCTCGTCCTCGTCGCCGAGCAGCCGCAGCACGTGCGCGGCCAGCGCCTGGGCGTCGCCGACCGGCGCGAGCAGCCCGGTGCGCTCGTGCTCGACGTAGTCCTCGATGCCGGGGGTGTCGGTCATCACGACCGGCCGGCCCGTGGCCATCGCCTCGAGGCTGACGGTCATGCCCGACGCGTGCAGGTTGTCGCGGGTGGCCACGGCCACGACCGACGACCGCGCGTAGAGCTCGGCGAGCTCGCGGTGCGAGACGTGGGGCACCACGGTGACGCCCTCCGGCGGAGCCGTGTCGCTCGTCGTCTGCACCATCAGCTCGACGTCCGGCCGCTCGGCGTGCACCCTGGCGAGCGCCGCGAACAGGGTCGCCGGGTCGCGGTCGCGGTCGCCGCCGACGCTCAGCACCATCGGCCGCGCGGGCCACGGCCTCGCTGCGAAGAAGTCGGCGTCCACCCCGAACGTGAAGAACCCGACCGGCGGGCCGTCCTCGCCGACGAAGCGCCGCAGCGGCTCGACCTGGCCCCGGCTGATCACCCACAGCCCGCTCATGCGGCGCAGCACGTCGCGCATCCGCCCGACGTCCTGGCCGCGCTCGACGCGGTCGGTCACCCAGATGACGCCGGTGTACATCTCGTCGTGCGCCGTCATGAGCAGCATGCGGCGGGCGACGTTCTCGTCCCACGTCACGCCGATGCTCGCCGCCGAGCCGGACGAGCCGGACGAGGAGGCGCGGCGCGGCAGCAGACGGTCGCGCAGCACCTGCAGGCGGCCGGGCTCCCCCACGGACCCCACCGTCGCCTGGGGGTCGCTCTCGCGCAGCGCCTCGAGGCCGTACGGCCAGGCGCCGGGGCGACGCCCTGCGGCGTGGTCGGCGGCCCAGCCGGCCACGTCTCGTTCGCGGGCGAACAGGACCTCGATCATCGCGCCTCCTCGTCGTCGTCTCGCCGTCGTCGATCGTCAGGCCGGTGCTGGTCCTGACCGTGCCTGTCCGGGACGCGCTCGTCCGCAGCCTGCTCGGCGACGGCCCGCTCGGCGAGTGCCTGGTCGGTCGCGGTCTCGTCGCCGCGCTGCTCGTCGACGTCGAGACCGGTCGCCTCGACGTCCAGGTCCCTGTCGGCGGCCGCGACCGCGGCGGCGTCGTCCGCATCGGGGTCGTCCGCCCCTGCGCCGCCGGCGACAGCCTCGGCACGACGGCGTCCGAGATCGCGCGAGACGTACCATAGGTTCGGCACGAGCTGGCAGAGCGCGACCGAGATCGCCGACCCGAGCACGGGCCCGGCCGCCCCGACCTGCCCGATGAACCACCACGAGAGGCCGAGGTTCAGGGGCACCATCAGGACGATGGGCAGCACCTGGAAGACCAGCCCGGTCTTGTCGGTCATGTACATGCCGACCGGGTACTTCGCCGCCTGCAGGCCGACGAACACCACGAAGCCGACGAGCATCCAGCCGTCGAGCGAGATCGCCCCGTCCGAGACGAAGTCGACGAGCAGGGGGCTGATCACGGCGAGCGCCGTGCCGAGCACCAGGCCGCCGAGCAGGAACCACAGGGTCGGCACGGTCGGCGACTCGATGCGGCCCGCCGAGCGTGCCGCGGCGTACACGGGCCAGAGCGCGATGCCCGCGGCGGCGACCGTCTGCAGCACGATGCCGAACAGCTGCGAGGCGAGGTTGTACTGGGCGAGCTCGTCCGGCCCCGCGAGGTGGCTGAGGAGCAGTCGCCCGGTCTGCATGGCCACCGGCAGGGCGATCATCTGCACGAGCATCGGCCACGCCAGGCCCAGCGCGGGCACGCCGCGGTAGCTGCGCACCCGGGGCACGAGCTTCACTGCGGCGCCGATCTGCGGCGAGAGGGCGCGGGCGGCGACGATCAGGCAGATCACCGAGACGAGGCTGTTGGCGACGTACGAGATCACGGCGAGGTAGCTGCCGACGGGCACGCTGAACATCACGGCAGAGCCGATCGCGAGCAGCATGAAGGGGGCGACGACCGCCTGGCTGGCGACCTGCGTGCTGGTCTTCTTCAGTCCGACCAGGATGCGCTGGCCCACGGTCAAGGGGATGACGAGCCCGAACACGGCGAGGCAGAGCCCTGCCGCGAGCGAGCCGCCGTCGGGAAGCAGCCCCTCGCCGAGCAGCGCCGGCCACCAGCCCGCCAGGGTGATCAGCGCCGCGACGGCGACCATGATGCCGCCCGAGACGAGCAGCACCCTGAAGGCGGTGACGATCGAGCGCTTCACGAAGTCGTCCGTCCGCACCGACGACGACCCGGCGACGGCGTTGATGACGATCGCGGCGATGCCGAGGTCGGCGAACGGCAGGAGGGTCGGGAACGTCGACAGCAGCCCGTACTGCGCGTAGGCGTCGGTGCCGAAGTTCTGGATGATCATGCGGCTCGTGATGATGCCGAGCACGCCGGACAGCCCCATCACGACGACCTTCATCGCGGCGGTCGAGCCCACGGCCGCCATCGCGCCGCCGCGGCGGGGCCGGGCCGAGCCGTCCACGCTCACGACCGGCCCTCGCCCGCGAAGAGCAGGTCGTCCGCGGCGAGGCGGCCGTCACGCTCTGGCAGGTCGGCGAGCACGGAGTCGGCAGTCCGGCGCGCATCGAGCGCGGTGCCGATCGACCTGGCCAGCACGCTCGGCGAGGCAGGGTCGTCGTGGGCGACGACGTGTCCGTGCGCCTCCAGCCACTCGGCGAGGCCCGTCTCCGTCGTCGTGACGGCCGTGCAGCCGTGCGAGAGTCCCTCGACGAGGGGCAGGCCCACCTGCTCACGCCAGGTCGGGCTCGGCTGGGACCAGAGCACGAGCACCCGGGACGCGTCGAGCACGTCGTGGATGCGGCTCCGCGCGGGGTCGACCTCGACGGTGACGGAGTCGTCGACGTCGGCGAGCGCGAGGGCGTCCGACTCGAGGGGCCCCTTGCCGAGCAGCACGAGGCGGGCGTCCGGGTGCTCGACGCGCACCGTCGGCCAGGCGGCGAGCAGCACGGGCAGGCCCTTGCGCTCGGCGAAGGCGCCCACGAACACGACGGTCGGGGGTCGCACCCCGCCGCCGCGCGCCTCCGGGTGGCGGGTCGGCAGCGCAGGGACCGTCTCGGTCGACGTCCGAGGCGAGGCCGGGCCGAGGAGGCGCGCGTAGGTCTCGCGGGCCGAGTCGGTCCCCGAGACCACCCGGTCGAGCCGGCGCCAGACGACCCGCGCCAGCACCCGTTCGCCGCGTCGACGGAGACGGGTGCGGAGCCGCGGCGCCGTGGCGGACGCGAAGGGGTCCGCGTTGCCGATGAGGTAGCTCACGACGGTGACGCGACGACGGGTCAGCACGCGGCGCACCGCCAGCCCGGCGAGCACCAGGGCGGTTGCCGGCAGGCTCGACGTCATGAGGGGCTCGTTGACCTCGAGCACCCGCACCCGTGACCGGCCGACCAGCCAGGCAGCCCGGACGGGCCCGGCCTGCACGAGGTCGAGGCCCACGGTCAGGCTCTCGTCGAAGTCGTACCGCGTGACGCGGTGCACGATGCTCGCGGGCGCGAGCTGGTGGGCACGCTCGAGGTGCGCCGTCCTCAGCGACTCGTAGAGCCGGACTGCGGGGAGCCGGGGCACGCTGCCGCCGCGGGACGGGCTCACGACCCGGCGCCGGACGGGCGGGCCTTCCCGCGTCCTCGGACGCTGGCCCGGGCGCCGTCGTCGGCGGACGAGACCGGCTCGTCTCCTGCCTGTGCGGAGGACGCCGCGGCCTGGTCGGCCGTGAGCGCGCGCTCGCGCCGTCGCAGCTCTGCCGGTGAGGGCGCAGGGCGGGACGGCGTGGCCGCAGTCGCCGTGCGCGCCTTGCCTGCCCTGACTCCGTCGAGCACGATGCCGACGATCGGGACCTGCACGGCCTGGAGCTCGTCGACGGCCTGGACGAGGTCCCGCCGCAGGGAGCGGCCCACGGTCGTCACGAGGACGACGCCGTCCGTCATGCGTCCGAGCTCGAGGGCGTCGGACGAGCTCACCACGGGAGGGGCGTCGACGACGACGACGTCGTAGGCGTCGCGGGCAGCCTCGAGCAGCTCGGCCGTCGCGGCGGAGCTGATGACGGGGCTCGGGTTCGGCGGCACCTCGCCGGAGGGCAGGAGATCGACCCCCTCCCGCCACTCGACGACCGCCTCCGCGAGCTCACGACGACCGAGCACGACGTCCGTCAGGCCGACCTCGTCGCTGACCGCGGCCACCGACGCCAGGCCGGGGCCGCGCAGGTCGGCGTCGACGATCAGCACGGAGAGGCCCTGCTCGGCGAAGGCCAGCGCGAGGTCGAGGGCGAGCGGCGCCCGGCCGCCCTCGTCGTGCGCCGAGGACGACGACAGGGTGATCGATCGCACTGCGGCGTCGACGTCGGCGAACTGGATCTGCGCCCTGACCCGACGGAAGTCGTCCGAGGCGACGCCCCGCGGGTCGACGGCGAGGGCGTTCTGGCCGAGCGGCCGTCGGCTGATCGAGCCGAGGACCGGCGCGAGCCGCAGCTCGTCGACCTCGCGCGCCGAGCGGAGCCGGGTGTCGAGCACGGAGCGGAGCAGGGCGAGCGCGACGCCGAGGGCACCGCCCGCGACCAACCCGGTGAGGGTGATCAGGCGCCGGTTCGGGCCGACCGGCGACTGCGGGGCGGTCGCCGTCGCGACGGGCGTGACGGAGAGCGTCGAGACGCCCGTGGAGTTCTCCGGCGAGAGACGGCGGGCCTGCTCGGTCAGGGACGCCGTGACGGCGTTCGCCACGGTGGCGGCCTGCACGGCGTCGCCGTCGACCACGGCGACGTCGATGATGACCGTGTTCAGCGGGTTCTCGGCGGTGATCTGCCGAGCCAGCCGCGCGGGCGTCGTGTCGAGGTCGAGGTCGGCGATGACCGGCCCCAGCACGGCCGACGTCGTCGCCAGCCGGGTGTAGCTCTGCACGAGGTTCTGCGTGTAGGTGGAGCCCTGCAGCAGCTCGGTGGGGCTCGCGCCCTCGGCGGCGGCGACGAAGACGCTGCTCGTGGCGCGGTAGCTGTCGGGCTGCGTCTGCGACCAGCCCCAGCTGCCGATCGCCCCCACGATCGCCAGGACCACGACGAGTGGCCAGCTGCGGACGAGGGCGCGCCAGTAGTGCTGTGGATCCATTGCCGACACTCCCGGGTACGAGGACGAATCTGCCGAGCATACCCGTCAGCAGCGTGCCGCTCGTCCCCCCGTCAGGGGAGCAGGGCCGGCACGTCCTGCCACCGCGGCCCGTGCGCCGTCACAGTGAGGTGCCTCGGCTCGTCGGGCACGTCGTCGGGGTCGCGGTCGCCCTCGTCGCCAGCCCCGCCCATGCCTCCGTCGTCGAGGCCGTGGCCCACGCCGGTCGAGCCGGCGCCGGTCGGCCGCTCGATCACGACGTCGAGCCACGACTCGGCCACGCCGTCGAGCAGCCCGGCGCCCCACTCGACCACGACGACCGAGCCCTCATAGTCGAGGTCGAGGTCGTCGAGCTCGTCCGCTCCGCCGAGACGGTAGGCGTCGACGTGCACGAGCGGCACGCCCGACTCGCTCGGGTGCGTGCGCGCGAGCACGAACGTGGGGCTCGCCACCTGTCCGCGCACCCGGAGCCCGGCGCCGAGGCCACGGGTCAGCGTGGTCTTGCCGGCGCCCAGCGGCCCCGTCAGCACCAGCAGGTCGCCGGCACGCAGCAGCCCGGCGAGCCGCCTGCCCAGCGCCTCCGTCGCCTCGGTGTCCACGAGGTCGCCGGTGAACAGCACCCGGCCCGCAGGAGGCGGCGGCACGGTCACGAGGACGCCCCGGCGGCCGTTCCCCGGGCGGTCCTCCCCAGGTAGAGGCGCGGCACGCGCGCCCCGATGCAGCACGAGACCTCCTCCGGGATGCTGTCCGTGAGGTCGGCCCACTCGCCGATGGTCAGCTCGCCGTCGTCGCCGGGGCCGAACAGCAGCACCTCGTCGCCGACCTCGACCACGTCGTCGCCGACGTCGACGAGGAACTGGTCCATGGCGACGCGGCCCACGATCGGGTAGCGACGGCCCCCGATGGTGACCGGGGCCGCCCCCTGGGCACGGCGGCTCACCCCGTCCGCGTAGCCCAGGGGCACGAGGGCCAGCGTGGTGTCGCGCTCGGCCCGCCAGGTGTAGTCGTACGAGACCCCGGTCCCGGCCGCGACGCGCTTGACGCGCACGACGCGCGCGCCGAGGGTCAGCACGGGGCGGAGCCCGCGGTCGGCGGCGGTCACGCCCTCGGTCACGGGGTTGCCGTAGCCGTTCGAGCCCATGCGGACCATGTCGAAGCGTCGCTCGGGGTGCTCCATGCCGGCCGAGCTCGACGACATGTGGCGCTTCTCGAACGTCGCGCCCAGCGCCTCCGCGTCCTCGAGGGCCTTGCGGAACACCAGGGAGGCGGCGTGGTCGTCGGCCTCGCTCGTCTCGGAGACGTGCGAGAAGGCCCCCCGCAGGCGCACCGTCCCCTCGTCGCGGAGCTCGACGGCGCGCGCGACGAACGCGGGCCAGTCGGCGGGCAAGCAGCCCTCGCGGTGCAGGCCCGTGTCGATCGTCAGGTGCACGAGGGCCTCGTGCTCATGGCCTGCCGCACGAGCCGCGGCGGCGAACGACTCGAGCTGCTCCAT from Frigoribacterium sp. PvP032 includes these protein-coding regions:
- a CDS encoding polysaccharide biosynthesis tyrosine autokinase, whose product is MDPQHYWRALVRSWPLVVVLAIVGAIGSWGWSQTQPDSYRATSSVFVAAAEGASPTELLQGSTYTQNLVQSYTRLATTSAVLGPVIADLDLDTTPARLARQITAENPLNTVIIDVAVVDGDAVQAATVANAVTASLTEQARRLSPENSTGVSTLSVTPVATATAPQSPVGPNRRLITLTGLVAGGALGVALALLRSVLDTRLRSAREVDELRLAPVLGSISRRPLGQNALAVDPRGVASDDFRRVRAQIQFADVDAAVRSITLSSSSAHDEGGRAPLALDLALAFAEQGLSVLIVDADLRGPGLASVAAVSDEVGLTDVVLGRRELAEAVVEWREGVDLLPSGEVPPNPSPVISSAATAELLEAARDAYDVVVVDAPPVVSSSDALELGRMTDGVVLVTTVGRSLRRDLVQAVDELQAVQVPIVGIVLDGVRAGKARTATAATPSRPAPSPAELRRRERALTADQAAASSAQAGDEPVSSADDGARASVRGRGKARPSGAGS
- a CDS encoding glycosyltransferase family 4 protein, yielding MSPSRGGSVPRLPAVRLYESLRTAHLERAHQLAPASIVHRVTRYDFDESLTVGLDLVQAGPVRAAWLVGRSRVRVLEVNEPLMTSSLPATALVLAGLAVRRVLTRRRVTVVSYLIGNADPFASATAPRLRTRLRRRGERVLARVVWRRLDRVVSGTDSARETYARLLGPASPRTSTETVPALPTRHPEARGGGVRPPTVVFVGAFAERKGLPVLLAAWPTVRVEHPDARLVLLGKGPLESDALALADVDDSVTVEVDPARSRIHDVLDASRVLVLWSQPSPTWREQVGLPLVEGLSHGCTAVTTTETGLAEWLEAHGHVVAHDDPASPSVLARSIGTALDARRTADSVLADLPERDGRLAADDLLFAGEGRS
- a CDS encoding glycosyltransferase family 2 protein — encoded protein: MSRTSLAGLSVVVVNYGSADLLRQNLAPVSRVLDDLVVVVVDNWSGAAERARVAELATAEGWLLVSPDGNEGFGTGVNLGVARARAAGARHHVLLNPDAVADAAALAALLRASSSEPLTMSAPTVLRPDGSLWSAGSDLYLDDGRIRSRRRRLEGARVEEWLSGACLVLSDELWQRCGGFDDDYFLYWEDVDLSRRVVAAGGALRLLEDVTVVHAEGGTQAVDGAESSGQAKSAGYYRYNIRNRLLFAAKHLGDDDLRRWRRVTPRIAWEVLLQGGRRQFVRSPGTLLVGLRAVLEGRRVVAAELRRRRA
- the tsaE gene encoding tRNA (adenosine(37)-N6)-threonylcarbamoyltransferase complex ATPase subunit type 1 TsaE yields the protein MPPPPAGRVLFTGDLVDTEATEALGRRLAGLLRAGDLLVLTGPLGAGKTTLTRGLGAGLRVRGQVASPTFVLARTHPSESGVPLVHVDAYRLGGADELDDLDLDYEGSVVVVEWGAGLLDGVAESWLDVVIERPTGAGSTGVGHGLDDGGMGGAGDEGDRDPDDVPDEPRHLTVTAHGPRWQDVPALLP
- a CDS encoding lipopolysaccharide biosynthesis protein produces the protein MSVDGSARPRRGGAMAAVGSTAAMKVVVMGLSGVLGIITSRMIIQNFGTDAYAQYGLLSTFPTLLPFADLGIAAIVINAVAGSSSVRTDDFVKRSIVTAFRVLLVSGGIMVAVAALITLAGWWPALLGEGLLPDGGSLAAGLCLAVFGLVIPLTVGQRILVGLKKTSTQVASQAVVAPFMLLAIGSAVMFSVPVGSYLAVISYVANSLVSVICLIVAARALSPQIGAAVKLVPRVRSYRGVPALGLAWPMLVQMIALPVAMQTGRLLLSHLAGPDELAQYNLASQLFGIVLQTVAAAGIALWPVYAAARSAGRIESPTVPTLWFLLGGLVLGTALAVISPLLVDFVSDGAISLDGWMLVGFVVFVGLQAAKYPVGMYMTDKTGLVFQVLPIVLMVPLNLGLSWWFIGQVGAAGPVLGSAISVALCQLVPNLWYVSRDLGRRRAEAVAGGAGADDPDADDAAAVAAADRDLDVEATGLDVDEQRGDETATDQALAERAVAEQAADERVPDRHGQDQHRPDDRRRRDDDEEAR
- the alr gene encoding alanine racemase; its protein translation is MTAWLRRATIDLAAYRANLTSLIERMAPVEVLAIVKADAYSLGADVIVPEALAAGIRWFGTVEPRPAYEMRRAGVGDEASFFAWQLGPDEDWDAAVRLRVDLGVSTMEQLESFAAAARAAGHEHEALVHLTIDTGLHREGCLPADWPAFVARAVELRDEGTVRLRGAFSHVSETSEADDHAASLVFRKALEDAEALGATFEKRHMSSSSAGMEHPERRFDMVRMGSNGYGNPVTEGVTAADRGLRPVLTLGARVVRVKRVAAGTGVSYDYTWRAERDTTLALVPLGYADGVSRRAQGAAPVTIGGRRYPIVGRVAMDQFLVDVGDDVVEVGDEVLLFGPGDDGELTIGEWADLTDSIPEEVSCCIGARVPRLYLGRTARGTAAGASS
- a CDS encoding glycosyltransferase family 4 protein; the encoded protein is MIEVLFARERDVAGWAADHAAGRRPGAWPYGLEALRESDPQATVGSVGEPGRLQVLRDRLLPRRASSSGSSGSAASIGVTWDENVARRMLLMTAHDEMYTGVIWVTDRVERGQDVGRMRDVLRRMSGLWVISRGQVEPLRRFVGEDGPPVGFFTFGVDADFFAARPWPARPMVLSVGGDRDRDPATLFAALARVHAERPDVELMVQTTSDTAPPEGVTVVPHVSHRELAELYARSSVVAVATRDNLHASGMTVSLEAMATGRPVVMTDTPGIEDYVEHERTGLLAPVGDAQALAAHVLRLLGDEDEARRLGAAGRAAVEERLTTRHLAASLAQFVGR